One segment of Plasmodium vivax chromosome 14, whole genome shotgun sequence DNA contains the following:
- a CDS encoding Pv-fam-d protein (encoded by transcript PVX_101520A), which produces MKESSNMISYMKVFTYSLLVWTSQYADNSSNALCNPSCDKRNNRLLSQSTIYTRRDEPSMRYSMERGYHDDELHSMSRRMNNAVKDAHFENRFHALSSEDNLQGGFNSMMHDDNIKKKFNAIMREGDYPRRYGHSYRHHDDYDRGYDRGYDRGYDRGYDRRGGKHYDDYGYHRKEGGFKSVLGLLKYDRHSGRRGHSSRGHYMDRGHSSRGRSSRRSRPHASEYLALDFDRQAHHYQQDIEAHQTPYNFNTFDITLNSHMPLFNNEGPIEEHEIKHVVQKKRLNKSALQSMLESFIKFVKKSDAMYETELLGIMTGTTGAYDGQHLEQKKDKGLAGMLKDKLTIISPVISIAIFLTLFVVFEILPGIVITSIILVATMLYVWYKYNKCKRINKMYGVYDEQKLMEHSAKRKMAALRNSRYIR; this is translated from the exons atgaaagaaagcTCGAATATGATTTCCTATATGAAAGTTTTCACTTATTCCCTCTTAGTATGGACTTCTCAATATGCCGATAAC tcATCAAATGCCTTATGTAATCCATCATGTGATAAGCGCAACAACAGATTACTGAGCCAAAGCACAATATACACAAGAAGAGATGAGCCATCTATGAGATATAGTATGGAACGTGGATATCATGATGATGAACTTCATAGTATGTCAAGAAGAATGAACAATGCAGTAAAGGAtgctcattttgaaaatCGATTTCACGCATTGTCCTCTGAAGATAATTTACAGGGTGGCTTTAATTCTATGATGCACGATGACAATATAAAGAAGAAATTTAATGCAATAATGCGTGAGGGAGATTATCCAAGGAGATATGGTCATTCATACAGGCATCATGACGATTATGATAGAGGATATGATAGAGGATATGATAGAGGATATGATAGAGGATATGATAGAAGGGGTGGTAAACATTATGATGATTATGGCTATCACAGAAAAGAGGGTGGCTTTAAAAGTGTTTTGGGTTTATTAAAGTACGATAGACATTCAGGAAGAAGAGGTCACTCATCAAGAGGTCACTACATGGATAGGGGACACTCTTCTCGTGGTCGATCAAGCCGTAGATCACGCCCTCATGCATCTGAATATTTAGCCCTTGATTTTGATAGACAAGCTCATCATTATCAACAGGATATAGAAGCTCACCAGACCCCTTACAACTTTAACACCTTTGACATTACTCTGAATAGTCACATGccactttttaataatgaGGGACCAATAGAAGAACATGAAATTAAACAcgttgtgcaaaaaaaaagattaaacaAAAGTGCCCTACAATCCATGTTAGAAAGTTTTATTAAATTCGTGAAAAAATCAGATGCCATGTATGAAACAGAACTCTTAGGTATAATGACAGGTACTACTGGTGCTTATGATGGACAACACctagaacaaaaaaaagataaaggaTTAGCAGGCATGCTTAAGGATAAATTAACCATCATTTCCCCAGTTATATCCATTGCTATCTTTTTGACCTTGTTCGTTGTGTTTGAGATATTACCTGGTATTGTTATAACATCTATAATTCTCGTTGCAACCATGTTGTACGTATGGTACAAATATAACAAGTGCAAacgtataaataaaatgtacgGAGTTTATGACGAGCAGAAATTAATGGAACACAGTgctaaaagaaaaatggcagCACTCAGAAATTCAAGATACATTAGATAA